The Microcystis panniformis FACHB-1757 region TCGATCCCTACAGCAATCAAGCGCGACAGGATTATTTAATTCTCCTAGAAGCGATTTTACAACGTCGTCCCGATGGAGTTTTATTTGATTATATTCGCTATCCCAGAGGAACTGGAGTCGATTCCGTGGCTGATAATGTCGAAGATTTATGGATTTTTAGTCCCGCATCCCGACAAGCTTTAATTAATCGAGGATTGAATAATAAGGGCAAATTTTTAATTGATCGCTATCTGACTCGTGGTCAAATTTCCCCTGATGATATCGTCGAAGCAGATCGCCTTTATCCCCAAGAAACCGCCCCTCTTTGGCAGGGTAGAATTCCCTTAGAAGAGGAGATGAAACAATCAGTTAAAACTCGTTTTGATCGCCTCAAATTAGAACTTTGGTTCCTGACGGTTGCCCATGCTGCCCAGGGTGTAATTGATTATATTAGTTATTTTTCTGCCCTAGTGGAACGTCAGGGAATTCCGGCTGGGGCAGTGTTTTTTCCCGATGGGAATCGTCTTGTGGGTAATCAAGGTTTCGATTCCCGTTTACAAGCTTGGGATAGTTTTCCCGCTTCCCTAGAATGGCATCCCATGTCCTACGCTAATTGTAACGATACTACCTGTGTGGTTAATCAGATCAAAAGAGTAGTGGCAAGCAGGGGAAATCAAACTCCTGTTATCCCAGCTTTAGCGGGTTTATGGGGACAACCCTATAACAATCGTCCCTCCTTAGAAGTGCAAATGGCAGCGATTCGCCTAGCTTTTCCCAGCATAGATAGTATCAGTCATTTTGCTTTTTCTTGGCAAGAACCACAATTCGATCGAGCCAGAAGATTTTGTCAAATGTAACCCCATTTACACCTCTACTTTTACTTCCTCTGTCTCTGTTTTTTCCTGTGGGGGGGGGACTATCAAAGGCGGCAGTTCCGGTTCGGCGGTGTTGAGAGTCGGTGTAATATCGACGTAGTTAATTACCGCCCCTAAAATTTTCACTTCCGCTTCTGTTAACTGGTCAGTTGCTTCACTCAAGAGACTAGAACGAGTTATGCCCTGGCGCGTTACCAGAATAATCCCGTCCGCTAGTTCTTCTAAGAGAAGAGCATCATTACAGCTAGACAGAGAAGGAGTATCGACAATCACCAGATCGAAACGGCCGCGAGAATCTTTGAGAATTAATTGTAATTCGCTCGATTCAATGATAGCTGCCGCTTGTTTTTGCGGACCGGGACTAGGCAAAATGGAAAGGTTTTCAATATTTGGGGCCAGCCGGATCGATTTACTTTTTGCCCCGTAGTAAAGTAGGGGTTCTCGGAAAGAATTGGGATCGGGAGTGACTCCGATTTCTTCGGCCTTAGAGGGACTTCTCAGATCTCCTTCTACTAACAGAGTCCGTCGGCCCGCTAAAGCGGCGGCGATGGCCAGATTATAGGCAGTGGCGGTTTTCCCCTCTCCGCCAGTAATACTGGTGACAACAACCACTTTCACCGTTTCGCCGCCGCCAACAAGTCGCAGGGTACTGCGTAAACGTTCGTAGTAGGGGAGATAATTGGCATTAGCATCGGCGAGAATCGGCTCGATTTCCTCGCCCTCTAAATTCCGGACAATGGGCAATTGTCCCAAGAGTAGTATATCCCGACTAACCAAAGCTTCCCGCAATTCTTGGGGACTGTGCAGGCGATCATCGATCACTGCTAACAGGAGAATCGTACCCAATCCGGCTAAAGTTCCCAAACCAGCACCCACCAAGAGAATCAAGGTACGATTCTTGCGGTTAAACACCTGTTCGATCGGTTGAGCAACCGGCGGTTGGGCGACGGTGAGACTACCCACGGTTTCCGCTTCTGCGGCCTGAGCATCCACCAGAGCATTGAGAATATTCTCGTAGATACCCCGTTGAAAGGCGACAGCTTGGGTTAAACGAGCTTGCTGTAGCTGTTTATCGGGGAATTTCTCGTATTGGGAGCGTAATTGCTGTTCCTGAGTCACCAAGGACTCTAATTGTTTCATTAAACCCTCGCGCTGGGTTTGCAGGGTGACTAATTGAGCCGCTAGTTGTTGACGGGTGGCATCGAGATTACTTTGCTGACGGATGCGACTGCTGGGAAGATCGGTCAGGATGCCATCTTTTCCGATCACCTCGGCGGCTCTTTTTTGTAAGAGAGATTCGTTAACTTCCTGTTGTTTGCGTAATTTAGCTACGGTGGGATGTTCGGGACGTAAATCCTTCTGTAGTCGCTCCAATTGGGTTTCCGTGTCCAAGATCTGCGCTCGGATACTGGCAATAATCGGGTCGGCACTAAGGGCCGAGGAGGTGTAAGCTTGATCGGGGGTTAAATCGAGTTGTTCACTCAGACTATTAATCTGTCCTTGAATGCCTTGCAGTTCTAGGCGAATTTCTCGCTGTTGCTGTTGACTACTGGTGATAGCGGTGAATAAACTCCCGTCTTGAATCGCCAATAAATCTGAACCCTGGGTACTAATGTAGCGATAAAACTTTTCTTCGGCTCTGGTTAAATCTTTTTGGACTTCGTTAAGTCGGACACTGAGAGCTTCTATGCGGGCCCGTAACTGGGAAGTATTCAGCCAGCGACTGTATTCCACCATTTCCTTCATCAAGGTTTCGAGAATTAACTCCGCCTTGGACTGGGAGTCGGCCGTTAACTCTAAAAGTACCTCTTGGGGTTGGTCGCTATTATTTTTTTGTCCCTCCGCTTCACCGGGGAAGGTTATTTTTAAATCCTGATCGCGAATTTTAACCATCTGTTCCTGATTAAATTGCAATTTTTTGGCCGCATTGACCAATACCCGGGGAGACAGCAGTAAATCGCGATCAATAGCCCGCCCTTGTTCTTGCAGTTGGGTTCCTGTACTGGTAAAAGCCGGCGGCGGCACCCGGTAGGCCAATTGTCCCACCGCCCGATAAAAGGTGGGGGGTTTCTCAGGATCGGGTAGGAAAGCAAAGATCACAGAACCGCCTAAACAGACGAGGAAGACGAATATTCCCACAAATTTGTTCTGATCTAGCGAGATGAGAAATCGTTTAACAATTGGTAGAGCCATAGCTTTTTAATGTATTCCCAGATTCTTTACATTTTAGCGGTCAAGAGTGATTCTCGCCCTTGAAATCCTAGCTTATGAAGTTGTGTTAAGGAGTGAAGGGAGCAAGTTGCCCCTCAATTATTGGAAGTTATTGAATTGATTGCCAAAGTCGAGAATTGTATTGGTAAAACTGGAAATATCCCGGATGGGTTGGGTAATGATATTAAAAGCGGCGAAAATCTCCCCTAACAGGGTGCGGGTGACGATAATTACGTCCTGATCTTCTAAGGGAACATTTTGGGATATATCTCCCCTAACTGCCGCTATCGGACTCAAAGTTTGACTAACAATTCCCCCTTTGGCACTATCAAAACGGAGCAGGGACACTTCATTGACATTAATCCGCAGGCGATCGGAAACCGGTAAACTAGCCACTACATCAAGGAAGCTACTGCCATTAGGAATCGAAACATTTCTCAGGGAAATTCCTGAAGGAATTGAGGGAGCTAAAACCCTGACGGTGATATTCTGCTGGGCGAGGGTGGTTCTAGCCACCAGGGTGCGATTATATCCCGTCTCTTGGCCGACTTCTAACTTGGAAACAATCACGGCATCACCTCCTTGCAAACGCAGATCTGGCAAGCGTTCCCCTTTAATTAAGGGAGTATAAAGGTCAAGTTTCTCCTCTAATACTGTACCATCGACTAAAACCCGACGGACAACGATCGAACGCAGATCGGCTCTGGGGGTGCCGCCACCCGCCGCCAAAAGTACCTGCGCTAGGGGAGTATTAGGAGCAACACTATAAAACCCCGGTCGCTGTACCTCTCCCAGAATGGTTAACTGGACGGGACGGGCAGTGGTTAAAACAGCAATCACTTCCGGTTCCTCCCGCAGGTATTTTCGCCCCAATTCGAGGCGGATCTTAGTTTGCACTTCGTCTAAAGTCAAGCCCAGCACCGGAATACGCCCTAAAATCGGCACCAGAAAATTACCATCGGGATCCACTGGCCCCGTGGAATTAAATTCGGGAAAATCGGGAACCGAGACAGTAATTTGATCGCCGATATCGAGTCGATAGGACTGAATTTGTCGGGATTGGCGATTATTGGGAGAGTAAACCGGTGGACTGTAGCCGGTAGGGGGAATCGTGTTTTCAGGAAAGGTGGGATTAGGCGGTTCGGGGGGCAAAAATTCCAACCCAGTTCCGGGTTGAGTCTGGGGTATGGACAAAGAACCCTGGGCCTTGAGGCTCTCGGAGGGAATTACCCATAAGAACCCTGTCAGACTAAACCCTGATAAGGCTATGGCCCCGGTTCTGAATAAACTAACTGGCAAAAACTTGTTGAGCATTGGTAGAATCATACAGATATATCAATTTATTTTCTGAGAGTTATCTAGTGGGAGAGGAACAAAGAAGCTATTAAGGACTAGAAAAGTGCCTTGAGCTAGTTTTTTTTAAACAGATAGTTGGGAGCAGAAAAACTACTTTTCTTTTTTGGTCTCAGGCAGAGAAGTTAATTGACTTAAGACATTTTGTTCTAAGTAACTTTGAACTTCCTTGGCGAGATTGAGAGCAAAGGGAGTGAGAGTTTGCAGTTCTTTCGTCGGTTCTAAGGGAATCAGCAAGGAAACGGCTATCCAGGGTACTCTCTGTCTTTTTAATTGCGCCCATTGGTCAAGCCAATACCAAACAGAGGGATCGTAATGACCACCACCTAGCCAAGCATACCATTGCACCACGGCAAAGGTATTTTGTGTCCAGGCACGATAGAATCGAGCCTTGGCCTTTCCTCCCGACTGGGTGGGGATTAATAGCTCGGTTGTTTCCCCCTGATTCCAACGACTAATCGAAGTGATATCCGACCATTCTAATCCTGGTTGATTTTTATAGTAGATCTGTGGCTTTAAAAGCACGGTGATCCTCTTGCCCTCAGGAGTTTCCACCACTTGCACCGACCATTTTCCCTCACCGATTTGTCCTTGCTGCTGATCGATGGTTTTCAGGTCAGAGAACTTGATTCCCGATTCTTGTAGAGTCCGCATTTTTTGAATGTTACCGATTCTTGGTTGATCCACCCAAGACCAATGGCCAGAAATTAAATTGGGCAGGATACCGCCTAAAATCAACAGCAGCAGCAAGCACAACAGTAGTGAATAATTACCCGGTAGCTTTTTTTTGATTTTATCTAACACTAAACTTACCTCGGCCGGAATTTTTCGACTAATCATCCTGGTTACCTTCCCCTTGAGCTAGGGACTTTTTCTTAACCGCCTCGCGATACTGCATGATTTGGAAGACCAAAAGGATCAGTAATAACATAAAGACGGAGTATAAATCACCCCCCCAGCCATCGTGGAGTAATTTGAAGTTTTCCTCTTGTCCTGTGCCGTGAAACCAAGCTAAAAGCGCGTTACGAACAATATTAGCCCCGACACTAATTCCAAA contains the following coding sequences:
- a CDS encoding polysaccharide biosynthesis/export family protein, translating into MLNKFLPVSLFRTGAIALSGFSLTGFLWVIPSESLKAQGSLSIPQTQPGTGLEFLPPEPPNPTFPENTIPPTGYSPPVYSPNNRQSRQIQSYRLDIGDQITVSVPDFPEFNSTGPVDPDGNFLVPILGRIPVLGLTLDEVQTKIRLELGRKYLREEPEVIAVLTTARPVQLTILGEVQRPGFYSVAPNTPLAQVLLAAGGGTPRADLRSIVVRRVLVDGTVLEEKLDLYTPLIKGERLPDLRLQGGDAVIVSKLEVGQETGYNRTLVARTTLAQQNITVRVLAPSIPSGISLRNVSIPNGSSFLDVVASLPVSDRLRINVNEVSLLRFDSAKGGIVSQTLSPIAAVRGDISQNVPLEDQDVIIVTRTLLGEIFAAFNIITQPIRDISSFTNTILDFGNQFNNFQ
- a CDS encoding family 10 glycosylhydrolase — its product is MLKKVNYLRSLSCFLAIILWSSPLGINSSLAVNDNCQLSESEIKQQENLRQTSPQEYNILLQKYAEQLRFCRSRHWLQEQAIWLRLYSCDTRPGSIESILDRIVAKGYNIVYLEVFADGQVLLPPNNNPTVWDSVIKNPGAGNVDLLAQAIEQGHKRGLKVYAWLFSLNFGYAYSLKPERQEVLARNGKGQDSTSFVDDQSQTFVDPYSNQARQDYLILLEAILQRRPDGVLFDYIRYPRGTGVDSVADNVEDLWIFSPASRQALINRGLNNKGKFLIDRYLTRGQISPDDIVEADRLYPQETAPLWQGRIPLEEEMKQSVKTRFDRLKLELWFLTVAHAAQGVIDYISYFSALVERQGIPAGAVFFPDGNRLVGNQGFDSRLQAWDSFPASLEWHPMSYANCNDTTCVVNQIKRVVASRGNQTPVIPALAGLWGQPYNNRPSLEVQMAAIRLAFPSIDSISHFAFSWQEPQFDRARRFCQM
- a CDS encoding cyanoexosortase B system-associated protein, whose product is MISRKIPAEVSLVLDKIKKKLPGNYSLLLCLLLLLILGGILPNLISGHWSWVDQPRIGNIQKMRTLQESGIKFSDLKTIDQQQGQIGEGKWSVQVVETPEGKRITVLLKPQIYYKNQPGLEWSDITSISRWNQGETTELLIPTQSGGKAKARFYRAWTQNTFAVVQWYAWLGGGHYDPSVWYWLDQWAQLKRQRVPWIAVSLLIPLEPTKELQTLTPFALNLAKEVQSYLEQNVLSQLTSLPETKKEK
- a CDS encoding GumC family protein, which gives rise to MALPIVKRFLISLDQNKFVGIFVFLVCLGGSVIFAFLPDPEKPPTFYRAVGQLAYRVPPPAFTSTGTQLQEQGRAIDRDLLLSPRVLVNAAKKLQFNQEQMVKIRDQDLKITFPGEAEGQKNNSDQPQEVLLELTADSQSKAELILETLMKEMVEYSRWLNTSQLRARIEALSVRLNEVQKDLTRAEEKFYRYISTQGSDLLAIQDGSLFTAITSSQQQQREIRLELQGIQGQINSLSEQLDLTPDQAYTSSALSADPIIASIRAQILDTETQLERLQKDLRPEHPTVAKLRKQQEVNESLLQKRAAEVIGKDGILTDLPSSRIRQQSNLDATRQQLAAQLVTLQTQREGLMKQLESLVTQEQQLRSQYEKFPDKQLQQARLTQAVAFQRGIYENILNALVDAQAAEAETVGSLTVAQPPVAQPIEQVFNRKNRTLILLVGAGLGTLAGLGTILLLAVIDDRLHSPQELREALVSRDILLLGQLPIVRNLEGEEIEPILADANANYLPYYERLRSTLRLVGGGETVKVVVVTSITGGEGKTATAYNLAIAAALAGRRTLLVEGDLRSPSKAEEIGVTPDPNSFREPLLYYGAKSKSIRLAPNIENLSILPSPGPQKQAAAIIESSELQLILKDSRGRFDLVIVDTPSLSSCNDALLLEELADGIILVTRQGITRSSLLSEATDQLTEAEVKILGAVINYVDITPTLNTAEPELPPLIVPPPQEKTETEEVKVEV